A single window of Actinoallomurus bryophytorum DNA harbors:
- a CDS encoding endonuclease domain-containing protein, translating to MGDAITTLRDGEAAWHDRLASVPTDRVVHLSGVSAEDIATAAARFSDLPAAVVVTPSAAGSVAAFVAEVLDALDTVARRLLPGWLPEADELDGPQGAALAAIRAVAIERARVVGCSSTFLADLAERALTGRPSRARLRPELRASGLARVIATGFRRGRLVLTMPIETEPGDPPVRDVVVAGAEWLADRGRLGVWLTGTESPGPERIGTLHLVPVPQETAVTSSGEAATVVGRPHPRSTVEAALEAVLARQEWAYGRIWNGTYQPTLVRSPIRPDLLWPAERVVVELDGLEHCRPEQYDTDRVRDVRLQLDGYAVLRFTNARVKHDVHAVAAQIEHLIRTRRHDMTKGQQGG from the coding sequence ATGGGAGACGCGATCACGACGCTGCGCGATGGCGAGGCCGCCTGGCACGACCGGCTGGCGAGCGTACCGACCGATCGAGTGGTCCACCTCTCGGGTGTCTCGGCCGAGGACATCGCCACGGCGGCCGCCCGATTCAGCGATCTTCCGGCGGCGGTCGTGGTGACCCCGTCGGCAGCCGGCTCGGTGGCCGCCTTCGTGGCCGAGGTGCTCGACGCCCTCGACACGGTCGCCCGGCGGCTCCTCCCCGGATGGCTGCCCGAAGCGGATGAGCTGGACGGTCCGCAGGGTGCCGCCCTGGCGGCGATCCGGGCCGTGGCCATCGAACGGGCGCGCGTCGTGGGTTGTTCCAGTACGTTCCTCGCCGATCTGGCGGAACGGGCGCTGACCGGCCGGCCTTCACGGGCACGGCTGCGGCCCGAGCTACGGGCCTCGGGACTTGCCCGCGTCATCGCGACGGGATTCCGGCGCGGCCGGCTGGTATTGACCATGCCGATCGAGACGGAGCCCGGGGATCCGCCGGTCCGTGATGTCGTGGTGGCGGGTGCGGAGTGGCTCGCCGATCGCGGCCGGCTGGGCGTGTGGCTCACCGGCACCGAATCGCCCGGTCCGGAGCGCATCGGCACCCTGCACCTCGTACCCGTCCCGCAGGAGACGGCGGTGACGTCATCGGGCGAGGCCGCGACGGTGGTCGGCCGGCCGCATCCGCGGAGCACCGTCGAGGCCGCGCTCGAGGCGGTACTGGCGCGACAGGAGTGGGCGTACGGCCGGATCTGGAACGGGACCTACCAGCCGACATTGGTACGGAGCCCGATCCGGCCCGACCTGCTGTGGCCCGCCGAACGCGTGGTGGTGGAGCTGGACGGGCTGGAGCACTGCCGGCCCGAGCAGTACGACACCGATCGCGTACGCGACGTGCGGTTGCAACTGGATGGCTACGCCGTTCTCAGATTCACCAACGCGCGCGTGAAGCACGACGTGCACGCGGTGGCGGCGCAGATCGAACACCTCATTCGGACACGAAGGCATGACATGACGAAAGGACAGCAGGGTGGCTGA